A window of Trichoderma atroviride chromosome 3, complete sequence contains these coding sequences:
- a CDS encoding uncharacterized protein (EggNog:ENOG41) translates to MHTPIALTPISHSPSVYLQQRASPYRPIRHVNRLLYPPPSASLDQYHLAVPVQPTQMHYQPLGRRNDLRTGVVPEFVVYNRGQQSLPQNGVQGAYAP, encoded by the coding sequence ATGCACACGCCGATTGCCCTCACACCAATCTCCCACTCTCCCAGCGTCTACTTGCAGCAGCGGGCCAGCCCCTACCGACCTATTCGCCACGTCAACCGGCTACTCTACCCACCGCCGTCGGCATCGCTGGATCAATATCACTTGGCGGTCCCCGTCCAGCCTACGCAGATGCACTACCAGCCTCTTGGTCGACGAAACGATTTACGCACCGGTGTGGTGCCCGAGTTTGTCGTGTACAACAGAGGCCAGCAATCCCTTCCGCAGAATGGAGTGCAAGGAGCGTATGCACCCTAG
- a CDS encoding uncharacterized protein (EggNog:ENOG41), which translates to MGVRTIEGSQEELEHRWARMQSELLSDRDDEISGEEAKRPASASKLPVAY; encoded by the exons ATGGGCGTGAGGACGATTGAGGGGTCTCA GGAGGAACTGGAGCATCGCTGGGCAAGGATGCAGTCGGAGCTGCTCTCTGACAGAGACGATGAGATTTCgggcgaggaggccaagaggcCGGCTTCTGCGTCCAAGCTGCCTGTTGCTTATTAG
- a CDS encoding mitochondrial 37S ribosomal bS6m domain-containing protein (BUSCO:EOG092D4HQ1): MLYELIAIVRPGSLTEVKEIAQTVGSLVLKNGGVIRGLSNWGVFSLPKPISIHQMKHTHGHYFVMRYDSSTKVHQDVRSTLRLEPRMIRAAHVKLGDGKLETVSRFGPPKWRTQGSEA, translated from the exons ATGCTCTACGAACTCATTGCCATT GTCCGGCCGGGCAGCCTCACCGAGGTAAAAGA AATCGCCCAAACCGTTGGCTCCCTCGTCCTCAAAAACGGCGGCGTCATCCGCGGCCTCTCCAACTGGGGcgtcttctccctccccAAGCCAATCTCCATCCACCAGATGAAGCACACCCACGGCCACTACTTCGTCATGCGCTACGACTCGTCCACCAAAGTCCACCAGGACGTGCGATCCACGCTGCGTCTCGAGCCGCGCATGATTCGCGCCGCGCACGTCAAGCTCGGTGACGGCAAGCTCGAGACGGTGTCGAGGTTTGGGCCGCCCAAGTGGAGGACGCAGGGCAGTGAGGcgtag
- a CDS encoding uncharacterized protein (EggNog:ENOG41~SECRETED:SignalP(1-19)), translating to MKFTGLTVVVAALAGLAAASPAPLVNGKLVCGTMKDSIVTCPFGQICLLAPGADEKSATGVCQTR from the coding sequence ATGAAGTTCACCGGCCTTACCGTTGTTGTCGCCGCCCTTgctggcctcgccgccgcctctcccGCTCCTCTCGTGAACGGAAAGCTGGTCTGCGGAACGATGAAGGACAGCATCGTGACTTGCCCCTTTGGACAgatttgcttgcttgctccGGGCGCTGATGAGAAGTCTGCTACGGGAGTCTGCCAGACTCGCTAA
- a CDS encoding uncharacterized protein (EggNog:ENOG41) has translation MGGPPPHEHQFVWDEAEGKFWRDFNAKQESQHADAERKYQLALTEAKVELGTLDGRRNQLSKLRERLALELSQLDKELAQVVSECDGKTDRILAIERNYRHDEHDWLQQREKVTETMIRWFQEKREVAAKAQAAGNGTAGHLIGKKAIDASRGLADGEAPEMEGVEYWAEQGARQTPLTLPAIVTRQVAAKTAITPLTPSLASFKGILQEPIEPIVDLVDADGRIIGPINKTEPWNQWVKAILGLPIKRAVKIRRGRKFTADHLAGIYEHTEAKGVKWLSCMIQAIGDVQQQRCISCDKNQGAFDDCIIIGGPLFQKCGNCEWNRQGCHGAALRKDGSGSGDSPAADREVSPRSMPREDVSMETTPGGEGLGIREAVEANGVSQSSPRNAHIILSPSPTEPKVEVAAETLRRIPLAEEAIKEAEDSKEPIRDRRDERREQEMVAQQTLQNLQVRKEQAAQEALAAAAGFAQHAIQSTEMASSKPLQQPEEHKPVISERRVLPSSRPATYQPEHQTQHQHQQHQHQLQAPREHRQEPARAYAFSSGFTPANIPSRPSSQDLSSPTPRSIEFSPQPSDSADHADLPKITRETLVLRHNGREYTYPEIIEGVPLEKIDPSHPYWDPKWPDIKSLIEPPLSQWREKHQQAVQSKDKGADKASTRFQLGRQVNRGLKILEFLDEGDISPYQLLSKKYTTSGKGSITSYDTLFRLCETLSELAKYGLDIHPLEWMRQRLHELWLEQGAAFNVSRIIHNFYNDPKLALLRAKSGFKNIGRPSGVKASRRSQGAPSSAHESLSGKRKSTYSFNGTPADHDASSTDLASDGGNENPPGGVRVARLRRRPHQQACPDALAVHPAVPHPRRRHGRLHRHGPLERRRADQGRLRHRPDQVAPAHQLAARHAVPALDGAGPLPGAPGPEGGPSGAMGRAQGAGQL, from the coding sequence ATGGGAGGACCTCCCCCCCACGAACACCAGTTCGTCTGggacgaggccgagggcaAGTTCTGGAGAGACTTCAACGCCAAGCAGGAGAGCCAGcacgccgacgccgagaGAAAGTACCAGCTGGCCCTGACCGAGGCAAAGGTCGAGCTGGGCACGCTGGACGGGAGGCGCAACCAGCTCAGCAAGCTGCGCgagaggctggcgctggagctgagccAGCTCGACAAGGAGCTGGCCCAGGTCGTCAGCGAGTGCGACGGCAAGACGGACAGGATCCTGGCCATTGAGCGCAACTACCGGCACGATGAACACgactggctgcagcagcgcgagAAGGTGACGGAGACCATGATCCGCTGGTTCCAGGAGAAGCGCGAggtggcggccaaggcccagGCCGCGGGCAACGGCACGGCGGGCCACCTCATCGGCAAAAAGGCCATTGACGCCTCGCGAGGCCTGGCCGATGGCGAGGCCCCCGAGATGGAGGGCGTCGAGTACTGGGCCGAGCAGGGCGCGCGGCAGACGCCCCTGACGCTGCCGGCCATTGTCACCAGGCAAGTGGCGGCCAAGACGGCCATCACGCCCCTGACGCCGTCGCTGGCCTCGTTCAAGGGCATCCTGCAGGAGCCCATCGAGCCCATCGTGGACCTCGTCGACGCCGACGGCCGCATCATCGGGCCCATCAACAAGACGGAGCCGTGGAACCAGTGGGTCAAGGCCATCCTCGGCCTGCCCATCAAGCGCGCCGTCAAGATCCGCCGCGGCCGCAAGTTCACCGCCGACCACCTCGCCGGCATCTACGAGCAcaccgaggccaagggcgtCAAGTGGCTGTCGTGCATGATCCAGGCCATTGGCGacgtgcagcagcagcggtgcATCTCGTGCGACAAGAACCAGGGCGCCTTTGACgactgcatcatcatcggcgggCCGCTCTTCCAGAAATGCGGCAACTGCGAGTGGAATCGCCAGGGCTGCCACGGCGCCGCGCTGCGCAAGGACGGCTCGGGCTCGGGCGATTCCCCGGCTGCGGACCGGGAGGTTTCGCCTCGGAGCATGCCTCGGGAGGACGTCTCGATGGAAACAACGCCCGGCGGAGAGGGGCTTGGCATCAGAGAGGCCGTCGAGGCAAACGGCGTTTCGCAGAGCTCCCCGCGGAATGCGCACATCATCCTCTCGCCATCACCCACGGAGCCAAAGGTCGAGGTTGCCGCAGAGACGTTGCGACGGATCCCTTTGGCGGAAGAAGCAATCAAGGAGGCCGAGGACAGCAAGGAGCCGATCCGGGACCGGCGCGATGAGAGACGCGAGCAGGAGATGGTGGCGCAGCAGACTCTGCAGAATCTCCAGGTTCGAAAGGAACAGGCTGCCCAGGAGGCACtcgctgctgcggccggATTCGCCCAGCACGCCATACAGTCGACTGAAATGGCCAGTTCCAAGCCGTTGCAGCAGCCTGAAGAGCACAAGCCCGTCATCTCAGAGCGGCGCGTACTGCCGTCGAGTCGACCAGCTACTTACCAGCCCGAGCATCAAActcagcatcaacatcaacagcaccagcaccagctgcagGCGCCCAGAGAGCACCGCCAGGAGCCAGCTCGAGCATACGCCTTCAGCTCGGGCTTCACTCCCGCCAACATCCCCAGCCGCCCTTCGTCTCAGGACCTCAGCAGTCCCACGCCGCGCTCCATCGAATTCTCGCCCCAGCCCTCAGACTCGGCCGACCACGCCGACCTCCCCAAAATCACCCGCGAGACGCTCGTCCTCCGGCACAACGGCCGGGAATACACGTACCCCGAAATCATCGAGGGCGTGCCCCTGGAAAAGATTGACCCGAGCCACCCCTACTGGGACCCCAAGTGGCCCGACATCAAGAGCCTGATCGAGCCGCCCCTGAGCCAGTGGCGCGAGAAGCACCAGCAGGCCGTGCAgtccaaggacaagggcgCGGACAAGGCCTCGACGCGGTTCCAGCTGGGCCGGCAGGTGAACCGCGGGCTCAAGATCCTCGAGTTCCTGGACGAGGGCGACATCAGCCCCTACCAGCTGCTGAGCAAGAAGTACACCACGTCGGGCAAGGGCAGCATCACGTCGTACGACACGCTCTTCCGCCTGTGCGAGACGCTGAGCGAGCTGGCCAAGTACGGGCTCGACATCCACCCGCTCGAGTGGATGCGCCAGCGCCTGCACGAGCTGTGGCTGGAGCAGGGCGCCGCCTTCAACGTGTCGCGCATCATCCACAACTTCTACAACGACCCCAAGCTGGCCCTGCTGCGCGCAAAGTCGGGCTTCAAGAACATTGGCCGGCCCTCGGGCGTCAAggccagccgccgcagccaggGCGCGCCGTCCAGCGCCCACGAATCGCTGTCGGGCAAGCGCAAGAGCACCTACTCCTTCAACGGCACGCCCGCCGACCACGACGCATCCTCGACCGACCTGGCCTCTGACGGCGGCAACGAGAACCCCCCTGGCGGCGTCCGAGTCGCCCGTCTCCGGCGGCGGCCCCATCAGCAAGCGTGCCCGGACGCTCTCGCCGTCCATCCGGCCGTACCGCATCCTCGTCGACGACACGGCCGACTTCACCGACACGGACCTCTGGAGCGGCGCCGCGCTGACCAAGGACGACTTCGGCATCGACCAGATCAAGTCGCGCCTGCACACCAGCTCGCCGCGCGTCACGCAGTACCTGCACTGGACGGAGCAGGGCCGCTGCCTGGCGCACCAGGTCCTGAAGGAGGGCCATCCGGCGCGATGGGGCGTGCTCAAGGCGCCGGTCAGCTTTGA
- a CDS encoding uncharacterized protein (EggNog:ENOG41~TransMembrane:1 (i237-260o)) — protein sequence MSVTAAPSNPHLLHLPLSPSFSGSRRPVLPPLGILHKPSTLARDIDHHHQHLANGLRTPPVDDMSTTYQQVPAAYDSHALRSYTSAIVHPSRPKTVAVPGLNDARQYGRYPAVQQNQHQHQHQYQHQIPVSQALHAPLHSTPSDRSAKSTPASVVSAKDAASSRRSSEALIYHSLQIPRCISPSGGSLADFAAQMTCLFWFEPHDHLRKAESMKSRPNVLPSRLVDLAKPSSQFRKWVYNVLSTTQVTQNVILLALLFIYRLKCSTPQIKGRGGSEYRLLTVSLMLGNKFLDDNTYTNKTWAEVSCFTVNEIHVMEVEFLSNMRYNLLASKDEWEEWLTKLACFHDYYEQALHIPASPLHAVSPSSRSFHSPIPSPTTTTLAAPADMAFMPSSIAPNFSPTTSRHAQNWAMYHANPVSPLAARPTMVLPINRKRSPDVDPIEHPAKRHMRQAQRPNMAVPPVMNARPKDSARLPVPHLTLVTTQVPPHPATRLPGLGNISGNDHDAHDDGIRSSVTLCRCQPEHGFTAAYPARRTRHVRRLSACFRRDGTSLDRFPQLGAPRPAIDGLYHAHQAPHLCLHLLAHG from the exons GTCGGTTACAGCTGCGCCCTCGAAtccgcatcttcttcacctgcCGCTGTCGCCGTCATTCTCCGGCTCCCGACGACCCGTGCTGCCTCCCCTCGGCATTCTGCACAAGCCCTCGACGCTCGCCCGCGACATcgaccatcatcaccagcatctGGCAAACGGCCTGCGGACGCCTCCAGTCGACGACATGAGCACCACCTACCAGCAGGTGCCGGCCGCCTACGACAGCCATGCCCTGCGATCATACACGTCGGCAATTGTCCACCCCAGCAGGCCAAAGACCGTGGCCGTGCCTGGCCTCAACGATGCTCGCCAGTATGGCCGATATCCTGCAGTCCAGCAaaaccagcaccagcaccagcaccaataCCAGCACCAGATTCCCGTCTCGCAGGCTCTGCACGCACCGCTGCACAGCACTCCCTCTGATCGATCCGCGAAATCAACGCCAGCCTCGGTGGTTTCTGCCAAGGATGCTGCCTCGTCACGGAGGAGCTCCGAGGCGCTCATCTACCACAGTCTCCAGATCCCGAGATGCATCAGCcccagcggcggcagcttggCGGATTTTGCAGCTCAG ATGACGTGCCTCTTTTGGTTCGAACCTCATGACCATCTCAGAAAGGCCGAGAGCATGAAATCACGGCCAAATGTACTTCCCTCTCGTCTGGTGGATCTGGCCAAGCCAAGCTCGCAGTTTCGAAAATGGGTCTACAACGTCTTGTCCACCACCCAGGTGACACAAAACGTAATCCTGCTAGCTCTGCTCTTCATCTATCGACTCAAGTGTTCGACACCACAGATCAAGGGGCGAGGAGGCAGCGAGTACCGATTGCTGACTGTCTCTCTCATGCTTGGCAATAAAT TCCTCGACGACAACACTTACACAAACAAGACGTGGGCTGAAGTGTCCTGCTTCACCGTCAACGAGATCCACGTCATGGAAGTCGAGTTTCTGAGCAACATGCGATACAACCTCCTTGCCTCCAAGGACGAGTGGGAGGAGTGGTTGACCAAGCTGGCCTGCTTCCACGACTACTACGAACAGGCCCTCCATATCCCGGCATCGCCGCTGCACGCCGTGTCTCCGTCTTCCAGGAGCTTCCACTCTCCCATCCCCTCGCCGACCACGACGACGCTGGCAGCCCCTGCCGATATGGCCTTTAtgcccagcagcatcgcaCCAAACTTCTCGCCTACGACCTCGAGACACGCTCAGAACTGGGCCATGTACCACGCCAACCCCGTGTCGCCGCTGGCTGCAAGGCCGACCATGGTCCTGCCCATCAACCGAAAGCGCAGCCCCGACGTGGACCCGATTGAGCACCCTGCCAAGCGACACATGCGTCAAGCCCAAAGACCCAACATGGCGGTGCCACCGGTGATGAATGCCCGGCCCAAGGACTCGGCCAGGCTTCCTGTCCCGCATCTCACTCTCGTCACGACGCAGGTCCCCCCCCATCCAGCCACCCGTCTTCCCGGCCTCGGCAACATCAGCGGCAATGACCATGACGCCCATGACGACGGGATACGCTCCTCAGTCACCCTATGCCGCTGCCAGCCAGAACATGGTTTCACTGCCGCCTATCCAGCCCGGCGCACGCGCCATGTCCGCCGTCTATCAGCCTGCTTCCGCCGCGACGGTACCAGCCTCGACCGGTTTCCCCAACTCGGCGCTCCCCGGCCAGCCATCGATGGCCTATACCACGCCCACCAAGCACCTCACCTCTGCCTACACCTCCTCGCCCATGGCTGA
- a CDS encoding uncharacterized protein (EggNog:ENOG41~TransMembrane:7 (o49-73i85-107o119-140i152-173o185-211i223-242o254-273i)) → MSGFGDFTSICEHTPLPLCASVGPVLSSSGRVGIEPNCYARNIEVANTIIFEGAASFAHIGALVMTVIMVLHVRSKFTAVGRKEILSFFYLYMLLTFISLVVDAGVVPAGSGPFPYFASVQNGLTSAVVTCLLVNGFVGFQLYEDGTPLSVWMLWLCSLVAFAISFLVSLATFKGWAGLGPTNTIGLFVVLYLLNAIELFVYVGMQILLVVRTLQDRWPLGDIAFGIFFFVAGQVILYAFSSKICVAVSHYLDGLFFATICNLLAVMMVYKYWDSITKEDLEFSVGTRMNNWEVKELLGDDERRGTVYADDPYAQSSGYDMPYSPTTNRYSSRH, encoded by the exons ATGTCGGGCTTTGGCGACTTCACCTCCATCTGCGAGCacacgccgctgccgctgtgcGCCTCGGTCGGCCCCGTCCTCTCGTCGTCGGGCCGCGTCGGCATCGAGCCCAACTGCTACGCGCGCAACATTGAAGTCGCAAACACAATCATCTTCGAGGGCGCCGCGTCCTTTGCCCACATTGGCGCGCTGGTCATGACCGTCATCATGGTCCTGCACGTGCGCAGCAAGTTCACCGCCGTCGGCCGCAAGGAGattctcagcttcttctacCTGTACATGCTCCTGACGTTTATTTCGCTCGTGGTGGATGCCGGCGTGGTGCCTGCGGGCAGTGGGCCGTTCCCGTACTTTGCGAGCGTGCAGAACGGCCTGACGAGCGCCGTCGTGACGTGCCTGCTTGTGAATGGCTTTGTGGGCTTCCAGCTGTACGAGGATGGCACGCCGCTGTCGGTGTGGATGCTGTGGCTCTGCTCGCTTGTGGCCTTTGCCATTTCCTTTTTGGTGTCGTTGGCGACGTTCAagggctgggctgggctggggccGACGAACACGATTGGCCTGTTTGTCGTCTTGTACCTGCTCAATGCGATTGAGCTGTTTGTGTATGTGGGCATGCAGATTCTACTAGTGGTCCGGACGCTGCAGGATCGGTGGCCGCTGGGCGACATTGCGtttggcatcttctttttcgtgGCGGGACAGGTGATTCTGTATGCGTTTAGCTCCAAGATTTGCGTGGCTGTGAGCCATTATCTGGATGGGCTGTTTTTTGCGACGATTTGCAATTTGTTGGCTGTCATGATGGTTTACAAG TACTGGGACTCCATCACCAAAGAAGATCTCGAGTTCTCTGTCGGCACCCGCATGAACAACTGGGAGGTTAAGGAACTCCTCGGAGATGATGAGCGCCGCGGCACCGTCTATGCAGATGATCCTTATGCTCAGTCGAGCGGCTACGACATGCCCTACTCTCCGACCACGAACCGCTACTCATCCCGACACTAA